Proteins from a single region of Rhodovibrio salinarum DSM 9154:
- a CDS encoding glycosyltransferase family 4 protein — MQVLFHYRILAQDGMQVHVAELLAAMQRQGHAVRVVAPGVDDTNACDGARETASGGRRAAAGIVARFGALRHRLPAWMAELLELGYSVPAYLRLRRAARARTPDVIYERYNLFLLAGVWLKRSLGVPLLLEVNAPLAEERAAHGRLSLTALARWSERFVWRRADVVLPVSHALAAYVRAAGVPDSRIAVIPNGVRPEVYAARDGDVRADLGLDDGRVVFGFVGFIRPWHGLERVLDVIAGLDDRPHLLVVGEGPARPLIEQRANALGLADRVTITGAVPHARVPAYLRAFDVALQPDVTAYASPLKLFEYMAAGCAIVAPDRPNIREIVTDGETAVLVDPSDDAAFAAVLSRLAADTGLRRRLGRAAAVAVKRDGRTWESNARRVIELGRLCARRTGGGASAVLDTPAGGIGQ; from the coding sequence ATGCAAGTTCTATTTCATTACCGAATCCTGGCGCAAGATGGCATGCAAGTTCACGTTGCAGAGCTCCTCGCGGCTATGCAACGTCAAGGACATGCCGTGCGTGTGGTCGCGCCCGGGGTCGATGACACGAATGCGTGCGATGGCGCCCGCGAGACTGCGTCGGGCGGGCGGCGCGCGGCGGCCGGGATCGTCGCGCGCTTTGGGGCCTTGCGCCATCGCCTGCCGGCTTGGATGGCGGAGCTGCTGGAGCTCGGCTACAGCGTGCCGGCCTATTTGCGGTTGCGCCGGGCCGCGCGCGCCCGGACGCCCGATGTGATCTATGAGCGTTACAACTTGTTCCTGCTCGCCGGTGTGTGGCTGAAAAGGTCCCTGGGCGTGCCGCTGCTGCTGGAGGTCAACGCGCCGCTGGCCGAGGAGCGCGCCGCCCATGGTCGCCTGAGCTTGACCGCGCTGGCTCGTTGGTCGGAGCGATTCGTCTGGCGGCGCGCCGATGTGGTGCTGCCGGTCAGCCACGCCCTGGCGGCGTATGTACGCGCCGCGGGCGTGCCGGACTCGCGGATTGCGGTGATCCCGAATGGCGTGCGCCCGGAAGTTTACGCGGCCAGGGACGGCGACGTGCGCGCCGATCTAGGCCTCGACGACGGTCGTGTGGTGTTCGGCTTCGTGGGCTTCATTCGCCCGTGGCACGGCCTGGAACGGGTCCTGGACGTGATTGCCGGTTTAGATGATCGCCCGCATTTGTTGGTGGTCGGCGAAGGGCCGGCCCGGCCGCTGATCGAACAGCGTGCCAATGCGCTGGGTTTGGCCGACCGGGTGACCATCACGGGCGCGGTGCCGCACGCTCGCGTGCCTGCGTATCTGCGGGCTTTCGACGTCGCCCTTCAGCCGGATGTGACCGCGTACGCGTCGCCGCTCAAGCTGTTCGAGTACATGGCGGCCGGCTGCGCGATCGTGGCACCGGACCGGCCGAACATTCGAGAGATCGTGACCGACGGCGAGACGGCGGTTCTGGTCGATCCGAGCGACGACGCTGCCTTTGCGGCCGTGCTCTCCCGCTTGGCAGCGGATACTGGACTGCGCCGGCGCCTGGGCCGCGCCGCCGCCGTGGCGGTCAAAAGGGACGGCCGGACCTGGGAAAGCAACGCCCGGCGGGTGATCGAACTGGGGCGCCTGTGCGCGCGCCGAACAGGAGGCGGCGCGTCGGCCGTGCTGGATACACCAGCCGGCGGCATTGGCCAGTGA
- a CDS encoding TIGR03016 family PEP-CTERM system-associated outer membrane protein, with product MTAGGPTAAKAQDATPDSTDRAAASGEEAFYEIGTDDLLSIDVRGEPELSNEYLVRPDGRISMPLIGDVEAVGQMPEALADTIEERLARYLTDPQATVTVARATGTIANRIRIIGGALVPRSLPYNKGMTALDAVLAIGGLPETADGNDAYILRRTEDGNTRQVPIKLEDLEEGRDPGANRTLKPGDTIVVPESFLAGDWRVQPFATSRITYTDNVDLDPDDQKEDALITEVGPGVSFEADTARLQAALEGSLLYERTSLNQEEDDIRAELAGTATAEWVENLFWTDAAASVSQQTIDSSRGTSSNVSNDASTEMVQTYRLSPYLTNRLGRYVFTELRYAGTVTLVEDDEDTNDTRLRPGSDASNSIEHQVSFTARSGPRFDRYSWTATALASELNFEGDGGDSGFGNDSDQSRREAVLRNRYALTRSFALIGDIGYQKLESDDPTDSFEAPLYAAGFQWTPSPDTDVLATYGQRNNNLTLELDARHDVSARTTLTASYEQEVATGQQRLANRLPGTIQDVQTRDPETGRFSISDETTLTDTAEVGAETRIGRNTFRLTGTYRTVQEDVEDGETNEESIGGRFTFVRPLSRVVEFSSFVGYEYVEFDDLRGINSGETVEDDNYRGGLNLSYTGFQDITLSAGYTYSRRDSTAPNDDYVENAFTVSGRIDF from the coding sequence ATGACCGCCGGCGGTCCCACGGCCGCCAAGGCACAGGACGCGACGCCCGACAGCACCGATCGCGCCGCCGCTTCCGGCGAGGAGGCGTTCTACGAAATCGGTACGGACGATCTGCTGTCGATCGACGTGCGCGGTGAGCCGGAGCTGTCCAACGAGTACCTCGTCCGGCCGGACGGGCGGATCAGCATGCCGCTAATCGGCGACGTAGAGGCGGTGGGCCAAATGCCGGAAGCGCTCGCCGACACGATCGAGGAGCGCCTGGCACGCTATCTGACCGACCCGCAGGCGACCGTCACGGTCGCGCGAGCGACCGGCACGATCGCCAATCGGATCCGGATCATCGGCGGCGCACTCGTCCCCCGCAGCCTGCCCTACAACAAGGGGATGACCGCGCTGGACGCGGTGCTGGCGATCGGCGGCCTGCCGGAGACGGCCGACGGCAACGACGCCTACATCCTGCGCCGGACGGAAGACGGCAACACGCGTCAAGTTCCGATCAAGTTGGAAGACCTGGAGGAAGGCCGCGACCCGGGCGCGAACCGCACGCTCAAGCCGGGCGACACGATCGTCGTGCCGGAAAGCTTCCTGGCCGGCGACTGGCGTGTTCAGCCGTTCGCCACCAGCCGGATCACCTATACCGACAACGTCGACCTGGACCCCGACGATCAGAAGGAAGACGCGCTGATCACCGAAGTCGGCCCGGGAGTGTCGTTCGAGGCTGACACCGCGCGCCTGCAGGCCGCGCTGGAAGGCAGCTTGCTCTACGAGCGCACCAGCCTGAACCAGGAAGAAGACGACATCCGCGCCGAACTGGCCGGCACCGCAACGGCGGAATGGGTGGAAAACCTGTTCTGGACCGATGCGGCGGCCAGCGTGTCGCAGCAGACGATCGACAGCTCCCGCGGCACCTCCTCCAACGTCAGCAACGACGCCAGCACGGAGATGGTGCAGACCTACCGGCTGAGCCCGTACCTGACCAACCGGCTCGGCCGGTACGTGTTCACCGAGCTGCGCTACGCCGGCACGGTGACGCTGGTCGAGGACGACGAGGACACCAACGACACCCGCCTGCGCCCCGGCAGCGATGCATCCAACAGCATCGAACACCAGGTGTCCTTCACCGCGCGCAGCGGACCGCGGTTCGACCGCTACAGCTGGACGGCGACCGCGCTGGCCTCGGAACTGAATTTCGAGGGCGATGGCGGCGACAGCGGCTTCGGCAACGACTCCGATCAGTCGCGGCGCGAAGCCGTGCTGCGCAACCGCTACGCCCTCACCCGCTCGTTCGCGTTGATCGGCGACATCGGCTATCAGAAGCTGGAAAGCGACGATCCGACCGACAGCTTCGAAGCGCCCCTCTACGCCGCCGGCTTTCAGTGGACCCCGTCGCCCGATACCGACGTGTTGGCAACCTACGGCCAGCGCAACAACAACCTGACGCTGGAACTGGATGCCCGCCACGACGTCAGCGCCCGCACCACCCTGACGGCGAGCTACGAGCAGGAAGTCGCGACCGGCCAGCAACGCCTGGCCAACCGCCTGCCCGGCACGATCCAGGACGTCCAGACCCGCGACCCCGAGACCGGGCGCTTTTCGATCAGCGACGAAACCACCCTGACGGACACGGCGGAAGTCGGCGCCGAAACCCGCATCGGCCGCAACACCTTCAGGCTCACCGGCACCTACCGCACGGTTCAGGAAGACGTCGAGGACGGCGAGACCAACGAGGAAAGCATCGGCGGCCGGTTCACCTTCGTCCGGCCGCTCAGCCGGGTGGTCGAGTTTTCCAGCTTCGTCGGCTACGAGTACGTCGAGTTCGACGACCTGCGCGGGATCAACAGCGGCGAAACGGTCGAGGACGACAACTACCGCGGCGGCCTCAACCTAAGCTACACCGGCTTCCAGGACATCACGCTCTCGGCCGGCTACACCTACTCCCGCCGCGATTCCACGGCCCCCAACGATGACTATGTGGAAAACGCCTTCACGGTCAGCGGCCGGATCGATTTCTAA
- a CDS encoding putative O-glycosylation ligase, exosortase A system-associated: MLNIFILLAVLCMAPLALLSPFVGLLGWHWIAFMNPHRLGWGAVETVPAAMIVGAFALGAWMISREPKRPPRDWIVFVLFMLAVWISITTVFALVPEGAFRIWDRSIKILLFTYVTLCLTTNVHRLHALIWITVLSIGFFSMKGGLFTITTGGQYLVWGPKGSFIQDNNQLAMAVLMTLPLFFYLSQNAANRYVRWGLLAGLVLSVFSVVGSQSRGAFVSLVIVSGYLALKSRHRLVFAGLGASLLVALIFFLPESWIERMQSIQEYEQDKSVQGRFDAWTYAWRIFEERPLVGGGFRAYYDGDYFMALVPDALMPRAWHSVYFEVLGEHGGVGIAIFLTLLLMTWLRASQLEWLGRRHALAWASDLGRMCKASLVAFATAGMFLNMAFFDLYYVIIAVVVCGYSIAAQESGETRVSLRESRRARSQARTALAPRTAAAVPVPRSARPTTGGPR, from the coding sequence ATGCTGAACATCTTCATCCTGCTCGCCGTGCTTTGCATGGCACCGCTGGCGTTGCTGTCGCCGTTCGTCGGTTTGCTAGGCTGGCACTGGATCGCGTTCATGAACCCGCACCGGCTTGGTTGGGGCGCCGTCGAGACGGTACCCGCCGCGATGATCGTCGGCGCCTTCGCGCTCGGCGCCTGGATGATCTCACGCGAGCCCAAGCGCCCACCGCGTGACTGGATCGTGTTCGTGCTATTCATGCTGGCGGTTTGGATCAGCATTACGACGGTATTCGCACTGGTCCCCGAGGGCGCGTTCAGGATCTGGGACCGCTCGATCAAGATCCTGCTGTTCACCTACGTCACGCTCTGTCTGACGACCAACGTGCACAGGCTGCACGCGCTGATCTGGATCACGGTACTGTCGATCGGATTCTTCAGCATGAAAGGGGGGCTATTCACGATCACCACGGGCGGCCAATACCTCGTCTGGGGTCCGAAGGGATCGTTCATCCAAGACAACAACCAGCTGGCCATGGCAGTGCTGATGACACTGCCGCTGTTCTTTTACCTGTCGCAGAACGCGGCAAACCGGTACGTTCGCTGGGGCTTGCTTGCCGGTCTCGTCCTGTCGGTCTTCTCGGTCGTCGGCAGCCAGTCACGCGGGGCCTTCGTTTCGCTCGTCATTGTGTCCGGCTACTTGGCGCTGAAGTCACGCCACAGACTCGTCTTCGCGGGTCTGGGGGCCAGTCTGCTGGTCGCGCTGATCTTCTTCCTGCCCGAATCGTGGATCGAGCGGATGCAATCGATCCAGGAGTACGAGCAGGACAAGTCGGTGCAGGGCCGCTTCGACGCTTGGACGTATGCCTGGCGCATCTTCGAAGAACGCCCTCTGGTTGGCGGCGGCTTCCGGGCCTACTACGACGGCGATTACTTCATGGCTTTGGTGCCGGATGCCCTTATGCCGCGCGCCTGGCACAGCGTGTACTTCGAGGTCCTTGGCGAACACGGCGGCGTCGGAATCGCGATCTTCCTGACCCTGCTGCTGATGACGTGGCTTCGTGCCAGCCAGCTGGAGTGGCTGGGCCGACGCCACGCGTTGGCCTGGGCCAGCGATCTCGGCCGTATGTGCAAGGCCAGCCTCGTCGCGTTCGCCACCGCAGGTATGTTCCTGAACATGGCGTTCTTCGACCTGTACTACGTGATCATCGCGGTCGTGGTCTGCGGCTACAGCATCGCCGCGCAAGAGTCTGGCGAGACGCGCGTGAGCCTGCGCGAATCCAGGCGAGCCCGCTCCCAAGCGCGCACCGCGCTCGCCCCCCGAACAGCGGCAGCGGTGCCGGTCCCACGATCCGCGCGCCCCACGACAGGAGGCCCGCGGTGA
- a CDS encoding sulfotransferase domain-containing protein produces the protein MLPSAKIDRVWKWQKTGLHQALRLLARPSDKRILLVSGVQRSGTNLVLGTLDASLDTSVFFEGDPRAFDRFALRDVECILNLTEQANTSLVVFKSLLEAGELADWMDATGASAIWVFRSYTDMVNSYLRKWPGGRNRLDEIADGRALEDWRARGIRDETLDMIRQHYDPAMSDADAIALFWAYRNQMFFDQGLADKTNVLLLFYDDFVRRPAVVGRQVCRFAQIPYTPSLTRAVKTSSLKKNDPPRLRPDITELCEEMMARLKAVYEPS, from the coding sequence ATGCTCCCTTCGGCCAAAATCGACCGGGTATGGAAATGGCAAAAGACCGGCCTGCACCAGGCCCTCCGACTTCTCGCCCGCCCCAGTGATAAGCGGATTCTGCTGGTCTCCGGCGTTCAGCGGTCTGGAACCAACCTCGTCCTCGGCACTCTAGACGCTAGCCTGGACACATCCGTGTTCTTCGAAGGTGATCCGCGCGCATTTGATCGTTTCGCGCTTCGCGACGTCGAGTGCATACTGAACTTGACCGAACAGGCCAACACGTCGCTCGTCGTGTTCAAATCACTGCTCGAAGCGGGGGAACTCGCGGATTGGATGGACGCGACGGGCGCCTCCGCGATCTGGGTGTTCCGCAGCTACACCGACATGGTGAATTCGTACCTGCGGAAATGGCCGGGCGGGCGCAACCGCCTGGACGAGATCGCCGACGGGCGGGCGTTGGAGGACTGGCGGGCCCGCGGGATTCGTGACGAAACGCTGGACATGATTCGCCAGCACTACGATCCAGCTATGAGCGATGCGGACGCAATAGCTTTGTTCTGGGCTTATCGCAATCAGATGTTCTTCGATCAAGGGCTTGCCGACAAAACAAACGTGCTGCTCCTGTTCTACGATGACTTCGTGCGCCGCCCGGCCGTGGTCGGCCGACAGGTCTGCCGGTTCGCTCAAATCCCGTACACGCCAAGCCTGACCCGCGCCGTCAAAACTAGCTCGCTGAAGAAGAACGATCCGCCGAGACTTCGGCCAGATATCACCGAATTGTGCGAAGAGATGATGGCCCGTCTGAAAGCAGTTTACGAACCTAGCTAA
- a CDS encoding IS5 family transposase: MIRCFQHGHGGAKLRGDDGRSGSLFSYVDLEQRVPSDNPLRVIRTVVDDALQELSPTFSEIYSTHGRPSIPPERLLRALLLQILHSLRSERQMMERLEFDLLFRWFVGLGIDDPVWHSTVYAKNRNRLFESDVAERLLNAVLDHPKVKPLLSGEHFSVDGSLIDAWASMKSFHPREGQGGSSGDDDDQSSGGSNRDQVRNPSHNFRGERRSNQTHASTTDPDARLFRKGPGKEARLAYMGHVLMENRNGLVVSARKTRAHGSAERMAALEMLADLPRRPGRTLGADKGFDTGDFVMELCEMSVTPHIAHNSYVTDKARRRSAIDRRTSRRQHLTRRTTRYCA; this comes from the coding sequence ATGATTCGGTGTTTTCAGCATGGTCATGGAGGTGCCAAGTTGCGCGGGGATGACGGCCGTTCCGGAAGCCTGTTCAGCTACGTGGACCTGGAGCAGCGTGTGCCGTCAGATAATCCGCTGCGGGTGATCCGGACAGTCGTCGACGACGCGCTTCAGGAGCTGTCGCCGACCTTTTCGGAGATCTACAGCACGCACGGCCGCCCGAGCATTCCCCCCGAACGACTCTTGCGCGCGCTGCTGCTGCAGATTTTGCACAGCCTACGTTCCGAGCGGCAGATGATGGAGCGGCTCGAGTTTGACCTGCTGTTTCGCTGGTTCGTCGGGCTGGGGATCGATGACCCGGTGTGGCATTCGACGGTGTACGCCAAGAACCGGAACCGGCTTTTCGAGAGCGATGTCGCCGAGCGCCTGCTCAACGCGGTGCTCGACCACCCCAAGGTCAAGCCGCTGTTGAGCGGCGAGCACTTCTCGGTCGACGGCAGCCTGATCGATGCATGGGCCTCAATGAAAAGCTTCCACCCGCGCGAGGGTCAGGGTGGCAGCAGCGGCGATGACGATGACCAAAGCTCTGGAGGTTCCAACCGGGACCAGGTCCGAAACCCGTCGCACAACTTCCGTGGCGAACGGCGGTCCAACCAGACCCACGCATCGACCACGGACCCGGACGCCCGGTTGTTCCGCAAGGGACCGGGCAAGGAGGCGCGGCTCGCCTACATGGGGCACGTGCTCATGGAGAACCGCAATGGCCTGGTCGTCAGCGCGCGAAAGACCCGGGCTCACGGATCGGCCGAGCGGATGGCGGCCCTGGAGATGCTCGCCGACCTGCCGAGGCGTCCCGGTCGGACGCTGGGTGCCGACAAGGGCTTCGACACCGGCGACTTCGTCATGGAGCTGTGCGAGATGAGTGTGACCCCGCACATCGCGCATAACAGCTACGTCACCGACAAGGCGCGACGACGCTCCGCGATCGACCGACGAACGTCTCGCCGCCAGCATTTGACTCGGCGAACAACGCGTTATTGCGCGTGA
- the tnpB gene encoding IS66 family insertion sequence element accessory protein TnpB → MTGLAALAQRELCQNLTFGAVFAFRGRWGDRQKLLYWDGQRGLPVLQAPGARRFPSPSPADRSVRA, encoded by the coding sequence ATTACCGGGCTGGCCGCGCTGGCGCAGCGCGAACTCTGTCAAAACCTGACCTTCGGCGCGGTGTTTGCGTTCCGGGGAAGATGGGGCGACAGACAGAAACTGCTGTACTGGGACGGCCAGAGGGGGCTGCCTGTACTACAAGCTCCTGGAGCACGGCGGTTTCCCTCGCCATCACCGGCGGACCGCAGCGTCCGCGCCTGA
- a CDS encoding oligosaccharide flippase family protein: MSIRKSLAWSFSQSAGQKLIQFVGSIFVARLLTPDEVGVFSIAMAMNYLLGSFREFGAVNYLIREPNLTPDKIRTAFAIMIVIQWSLGGLLLAVRSFLAEFYGEPGIADVLTVVALGFFISPFGQPAIGLLRRAMRFDLLHHISIFGVVVGTTTTIVLAFLDFSYMALAWGVLAGNVVRSVLPLCVQRDHLMLVPGFSHWREILSFGGFLALAGICGTSASDGRKFILGAFISPAAIALVERAEQIPRTSREALFLPIGRVLLSSFSKDIREGRSIGPSVEAYVGALTIVTWPAFAALSALAVPVIVLLFGENWRVAGEILPFLLLAAGLPSALPQPEQILISHGAVRRLFVLRLCQLVVAIAVSTVGAYYGLVAFAVSQILIAAVLLGIVYFFIGDLMETSLTRLLPSYIHAAGLSVVCASPPAMVYWQYGDGPPVSWVLGALALSAASWIGGIMLLRHPLSLEVRHLWGRVAQRL, encoded by the coding sequence GTGAGTATCCGGAAAAGCTTGGCCTGGTCGTTCAGTCAATCCGCCGGTCAGAAGCTCATACAGTTCGTTGGTTCGATCTTCGTCGCTAGGCTTTTGACCCCGGATGAGGTGGGTGTTTTTTCCATCGCGATGGCGATGAATTACTTGCTGGGTTCATTCCGTGAGTTCGGGGCAGTTAACTATCTGATTCGGGAACCGAATCTGACGCCGGACAAGATCCGCACGGCCTTCGCCATCATGATCGTGATCCAGTGGAGCCTCGGTGGCCTGCTGTTGGCGGTTCGGTCGTTCCTGGCGGAGTTCTATGGCGAACCCGGGATCGCCGACGTTCTGACTGTCGTCGCCCTTGGCTTCTTCATCAGCCCGTTTGGGCAGCCGGCGATCGGGTTGCTGCGCCGTGCGATGCGGTTCGACCTGCTGCATCACATCTCGATCTTCGGTGTGGTCGTTGGGACGACGACGACCATCGTGCTGGCGTTCCTTGACTTCAGTTACATGGCGTTGGCCTGGGGAGTCCTAGCGGGGAACGTCGTGCGTAGCGTTTTGCCATTATGCGTCCAACGCGACCACCTTATGCTCGTCCCTGGGTTCAGCCATTGGCGTGAGATTTTGAGCTTCGGTGGCTTCCTCGCGCTTGCCGGCATATGCGGTACGTCCGCGAGCGACGGTCGGAAATTCATTCTCGGCGCGTTTATTAGCCCGGCTGCCATCGCCCTTGTCGAACGTGCCGAGCAGATCCCGCGGACCTCGCGTGAAGCGCTCTTTCTGCCGATTGGGCGGGTTCTTCTGTCATCGTTCTCGAAGGATATCCGCGAGGGCCGGTCGATTGGGCCGAGTGTCGAGGCGTACGTCGGCGCGCTGACGATCGTAACTTGGCCGGCGTTCGCGGCCTTGAGCGCCCTCGCGGTGCCGGTCATTGTCCTGCTGTTCGGCGAGAACTGGCGGGTGGCGGGCGAGATCCTTCCGTTCCTGCTGCTGGCAGCAGGGCTCCCCAGTGCCTTGCCGCAGCCGGAGCAGATCCTGATCTCCCACGGAGCCGTCCGGCGGCTATTCGTTCTTCGCCTGTGTCAGCTTGTCGTCGCAATAGCTGTGAGCACCGTCGGGGCGTACTACGGCTTGGTCGCGTTCGCGGTTTCTCAGATCTTGATTGCTGCTGTGCTGCTGGGCATCGTCTATTTCTTTATCGGGGATCTGATGGAAACCTCATTAACCCGACTGCTGCCGTCTTACATCCATGCTGCTGGCCTCTCGGTAGTTTGTGCCAGCCCGCCCGCCATGGTGTATTGGCAGTACGGCGATGGGCCGCCGGTCAGCTGGGTCTTGGGCGCGTTGGCCTTGAGTGCGGCGAGCTGGATCGGTGGGATTATGCTGTTGCGTCACCCGCTTTCGTTGGAAGTGCGCCACCTTTGGGGTCGAGTTGCGCAACGACTATAA
- a CDS encoding glycosyltransferase: MTDVTVVIPAHNAAQYVRTCLDSVAGQTRLPEEVIIVENGSSDGTRDACADWIAAHDLQVRLVSLDYGNVSNARNVGCSLATTTLVALLDADDCYMADFLETSVEAFRLMSDIDLFFGDRMLFDERTGDLGPALAKSGLRFVYRDAVTPTVFRLTEGLLEALAAGNFISPSGSVCRRASAYAAGLFNPRLKSSEDREFFFRMAALGPVAYTPNLVTRYRVHAASTMAVTETVELQKNALRSIVAILADSDQLKLTRSQIQALASVRQVCAGRILSLARRAGFKCLRAEQSWLRGLNAGGWLRALIWPLTVRVSRFWPRRWRGRSDAVSREGAPSSVPPLSPQ; this comes from the coding sequence ATGACCGACGTGACCGTAGTCATTCCCGCACACAACGCGGCGCAGTATGTCCGGACCTGTCTGGACAGCGTCGCGGGGCAAACGCGCCTTCCAGAAGAGGTGATCATCGTTGAGAATGGATCTTCCGACGGGACCCGGGACGCCTGCGCGGATTGGATCGCCGCCCATGATCTTCAGGTGCGCCTTGTCAGTCTCGACTACGGGAACGTCTCGAACGCCAGGAATGTCGGTTGTAGCCTTGCGACAACCACGTTGGTCGCTCTACTCGATGCGGACGATTGCTACATGGCGGATTTTCTCGAGACCTCGGTGGAGGCCTTCCGCCTGATGTCAGATATAGATCTGTTCTTCGGCGATCGGATGCTGTTCGACGAACGGACGGGCGACCTGGGGCCCGCGCTCGCCAAGAGCGGCCTGCGGTTCGTGTATCGCGACGCGGTAACGCCCACAGTGTTCCGGTTGACCGAGGGGCTCCTCGAAGCCTTGGCGGCTGGTAACTTCATATCCCCAAGTGGCTCGGTATGCCGTCGGGCTTCGGCCTACGCGGCCGGCCTGTTCAATCCGCGTCTGAAATCGAGCGAGGATCGCGAGTTCTTTTTCCGGATGGCTGCGCTTGGGCCGGTGGCGTATACGCCCAACCTCGTGACTCGATATCGTGTCCATGCCGCGAGCACAATGGCGGTCACCGAGACTGTGGAACTGCAGAAGAACGCGCTCAGATCCATCGTCGCGATCTTGGCAGATTCGGATCAACTCAAGCTGACGCGGTCTCAGATTCAGGCGCTCGCTTCGGTGCGTCAGGTCTGCGCGGGCCGGATCCTGTCGCTTGCGCGTCGGGCCGGTTTTAAATGCTTAAGAGCCGAGCAGAGCTGGCTGCGCGGCCTGAACGCGGGCGGCTGGCTGCGTGCGCTCATTTGGCCGCTCACGGTGCGCGTGTCGCGTTTCTGGCCCCGGCGCTGGCGCGGGAGGTCGGACGCAGTGTCGCGCGAAGGAGCGCCGTCAAGTGTACCTCCGTTGAGCCCGCAGTGA
- a CDS encoding glycosyltransferase, translated as MRPGTDDVELETINVIDDHAVQPTFSIVMPSYNTERFIGDAILSVARQHYQPVELVIVDDGSTDETAAAVEAYQERFAVPILLLRQRNQGAGAARNAGVAAAVGEWIVFLDSDDVLEPNALAAFATPLHTFPDAQWIGGDFSVVDEDDRAEIIPSLADRQKVRELLGEAFEDRRPLRLEDSGPKFIRVSLTAVGALAVRRDFFCQAGGFDESLRQAQDYHLWIRLAHLAPFHFVPEKVFRYRQRAGSKTNSGMPPRIGARAAFHALCDDKCLGVDHDAISERLNEFYVTDSIYCARKGRFRSALRLFWQARRYGRLRVRDFYVLAKALLKAVMYGAGRWQSFN; from the coding sequence ATGAGACCGGGGACCGACGACGTCGAACTGGAGACCATCAACGTGATCGACGATCACGCGGTGCAACCGACTTTCAGCATCGTCATGCCGTCCTACAATACCGAACGCTTCATCGGCGACGCGATCCTGAGTGTCGCACGGCAGCATTACCAGCCGGTCGAACTCGTCATTGTGGACGATGGCTCAACCGACGAGACCGCGGCGGCGGTGGAGGCTTATCAAGAGCGGTTCGCCGTCCCGATCTTGTTGCTCCGACAGCGCAACCAGGGCGCCGGCGCCGCAAGAAATGCGGGCGTCGCAGCGGCGGTGGGCGAGTGGATCGTGTTCCTGGATTCTGACGACGTTCTGGAGCCGAACGCCCTCGCGGCATTCGCAACCCCGCTCCACACTTTTCCCGACGCGCAATGGATTGGCGGCGACTTTTCCGTCGTCGACGAAGATGACAGGGCTGAGATTATCCCCTCCCTGGCCGACCGGCAGAAGGTCCGCGAACTCCTCGGGGAAGCGTTCGAGGATCGGAGACCTCTGCGGCTCGAAGATTCCGGGCCAAAATTCATTCGAGTGTCCTTAACCGCGGTCGGCGCTTTGGCCGTGCGGCGGGACTTCTTCTGTCAGGCTGGGGGGTTCGATGAATCGCTGAGACAGGCGCAGGACTATCATCTCTGGATACGGCTTGCGCATCTTGCGCCGTTTCATTTCGTACCCGAAAAGGTCTTCCGGTACCGTCAGCGCGCAGGAAGCAAGACGAACTCTGGGATGCCGCCCCGTATCGGAGCAAGGGCCGCGTTTCATGCCTTATGCGATGACAAGTGCTTGGGCGTCGATCATGACGCGATCTCCGAGCGACTGAACGAGTTTTACGTTACGGATAGTATTTACTGTGCCAGGAAAGGCAGATTCCGATCCGCATTGCGACTATTCTGGCAGGCGCGGCGGTATGGACGATTACGCGTGCGAGATTTCTATGTGCTCGCGAAGGCGCTGCTTAAGGCGGTCATGTATGGCGCGGGCCGTTGGCAGTCGTTCAACTAA